In the Anastrepha obliqua isolate idAnaObli1 chromosome 1, idAnaObli1_1.0, whole genome shotgun sequence genome, one interval contains:
- the LOC129235896 gene encoding uncharacterized protein LOC129235896, producing the protein MPLHTKNSFSMPRTNLAQSGSNANGTTQSAPISCNNNMRSTLSPWSAESISSHINSPVFSASCVSTTGMPTTTTTNTSTTCSTVSLNSTTTTTASTQLLLATHLSASTQSAALKNQPVVKRARNSPTKVSTLTASNKKIKATSTLNQSKLPNYWLSETSSANKFAALDVDDGEEITQTANSGQFKDSLSQNLNKDEKEKNNKPPPIYVQGVECISVT; encoded by the coding sequence ATGCCGCTGCATACCAAAAACTCCTTCTCAATGCCGCGCACGAATTTAGCACAGAGCGGATCAAACGCAAACGGGACAACACAGTCAGCTCCCATtagctgcaacaacaatatgCGCTCTACATTATCGCCATGGAGCGCAGAGAGCATAAGTTCTCATATCAACAGTCCCGTATTCTCTGCATCATGCGTGAGCACAACAGGTATGCCTACAACTACGACTACAAATACATCTACAACTTGTTCAACCGTCTCCTTAaattctacaacaacaacaactgcatcaACACAACTACTGCTAGCGACCCATTTGTCAGCGTCTACACAATCGGCTGCACTAAAAAATCAACCTGTGGTTAAAAGAGCACGAAACTCACCCACAAAGGTCTCAACATTGACTGctagtaacaaaaaaataaaagcgacATCAACCCTCAATCAAAGTAAACTGCCAAACTACTGGCTGAGTGAAACTTCTTCTGCAAACAAATTCGCAGCTTTAGATGTGGATGATGGAGAAGAAATTACTCAAACTGCAAACAGTGGGCAATTTAAAGATTCACTgtcacaaaatttaaacaaagacgaaaaagaaaaaaataataagccaCCGCCAATATATGTCCAAGGTGTagaat